TGATGGCTGGCAATATCGAACAGCCGGTCTTCCAGAAAGCGCGCCGCCCGGCGCTTGGTCCGACTGCGATCAACGAATACATCGCCGGACAGCGCATCGACCCGCATACCGGCAATTTCCAGAATTTCGGCGGTGCGGTCGACGACCGTTTCCAAAAGACGCGCCAGCATGACCGCGTTGGAGGTGCAATGGGCCTGATTGCGGCTGAGGGCTGCGGTAAACAGGCCAAAAGCGCGGGGTTCGGCATAGCGCACGGTGACCAGACGCCCCCCGCCCAGAATGAAGGCGACATCGGCCAGATGCGGCAGGTCCGATTCGGCCTTACAGATCAGCGATGCGGTCATGTAAACGCCATGATCGTCCATATACAATCGGCTGGAGGGCTCGATATCCTTGAGGTCGTCACGGGTGGGAAGCGGCAGGCCCAGCAAGCGTTCGGCCAAAGCCTCCTCTGTCCTGTCAGGATTGAGAAGATCGAGCCATAGAACATCTTTGTCCAGCACCGCTGGCGCATCGCTGGGCAGGATCATATCTGCCGTCCCGTCACACCTGTAAGCTTTGATCA
This region of Agrobacterium vitis genomic DNA includes:
- a CDS encoding magnesium transporter CorA family protein, producing the protein MIKAYRCDGTADMILPSDAPAVLDKDVLWLDLLNPDRTEEALAERLLGLPLPTRDDLKDIEPSSRLYMDDHGVYMTASLICKAESDLPHLADVAFILGGGRLVTVRYAEPRAFGLFTAALSRNQAHCTSNAVMLARLLETVVDRTAEILEIAGMRVDALSGDVFVDRSRTKRRAARFLEDRLFDIASHHRRVSKTRDSLASLSRLSSFLLSVEPVKSNAQARDLCQVVAHDIQSLSEHAGFIASNISFMLDASLGLINVEQNSIIKIFSIASVVFLPPTLVASIYGMNFQVMPELTWLLGYPFALIVMVLSAIIPFLFFRSKGWL